One segment of Panicum virgatum strain AP13 chromosome 1K, P.virgatum_v5, whole genome shotgun sequence DNA contains the following:
- the LOC120687703 gene encoding probable ADP-ribosylation factor GTPase-activating protein AGD14 — MGSRVKEDERHERIIRGLLKLPANKRCINCNNLGPQYVCTNFWTFVCTNCSGAHREFTHRVKSISMAKFTAQEVTALQEGGNERAREVFFKEWDPQRNGYPDSSNADKLRNFIKHVYVERRYTGERSTDRPPRGKDDKDEYSENRRSDGNWGGSRSPPNGSYSDRQSYSGRSDDRNSRYSYGDRSPGYDQNDYKKSPRYFEGADDSRSVKTTPVQRFEDRRFSEPRKRDSGSPDFQKEADGSSPVVRPVRDILGDNAPQLRVGEPSKPAAEPRKPIVARPIDPPKTAVARPIDPPKPTVTRTIDPPKPNGTRAIDPPPLAKTMSSANSIASSEGISEPTKVANAVSLIDFSADPEPPAPAAPPQPASTTQPHPVNAMAPQPVHEQGKSPVSGGDWASFDAFGQQQTPQTSSSANSLESALAQMSFSEAPAARNVSAFPASIDPTLKANGGHPSIVDQSHNLFDAPFGISGNQASTVMSNQGSSVQQSPLTAPTAGLPSQVTANQQGTSGIQGATFSTDSKSSGRKELPADIFAALYSTSTPMMPGWQRAPQFGMGYGMQYPARVFQGMQGYPQAAFPQPTYQQPVYPQHAYPQTQPQPQPQPVKASNPFDLGNEPAPIQAHMPLSGPPGASAGTTPQTLLGTSSFGVPPQQPHHLYQSAAPPSPFMMQQVPNSMPQQPPNSMHAMQQGLGSINMGFDQQAPPRYPQPGTPPSYGSVAGSNPFG; from the exons ATGGGGAGCCGGGTCAAGGAGGACGAGAGGCACGAGCGGATCATACGGGGCCTGCTCAAGCTGCCCGCCAACAAGCGCTGCATCAACTGCAACAACTTG GGACCACAATATGTCTGCACAAATTTCTGGACTTTCGTTTGTACCAATTGCAGTGGAGCACA TCGGGAGTTCACACATCGAGTGAAATCAATTTCCATGGCCAAATTTACCGCACAAGAAGTTACGGCCCTTCAAGAAGGAGGAAATGAG CGTGCTAGAGAAGTATTTTTCAAGGAATGGGATCCTCAACGCAATGGATACCCTGACAGCAG TAATGCTGATAAATTGAGAAACTTCATTAAGCATGTGTATGTGGAACGGAGATACACAGGAGAAAGAAGTACTGATAGGCCACCTAGGGGAAAG GATGACAAGGACGAGTATAGTGAAAATAGGAGATCTGATGGAAATTGGGGTGGTTCAAGAAGTCCACCAAATGGAAGTTATTCTGACCGTCAGAGTTATAGTGGACGGAGTGATGACAGAAACTCCAGATATTCCTATGGAGATCGTAGTCCTGGCTATGACCAAAATGACTACAAGAAAAGTCCTCGCTACTTTGAGGGTGCCGATGATAGTAGATCTGTAAAAACGACTCCGGTTCAAAGGTTTGAGGACCGCAGGTTTTCTGAACCAAGGAAGCGAGATAGTGGCTCTCCAGACTTTCAGAAAGAAGCAGATGGTTCTAGTCCTGTTGTACGGCCAGTGAGGGATATATTGGGTGACAATGCTCCTCAACTTCGGGTTGGTGAGCCTTCAAAGCCAGCTGCTGAACCTCGGAAACCAATTGTAGCCAGACCAATTGATCCTCCAAAGACAGCTGTAGCCAGACCGATTGATCCTCCAAAGCCAACTGTAACCAGAACGATTGATCCTCCAAAGCCAAATGGAACCAGGGCAATCGATCCTCCACCGCTGGCAAAG ACGATGTCTAGTGCCAACAGCATTGCTTCTTCTGAGGGGATTTCAGAACCGACGAAGGTCGCAAATGCAGTGAGTTTAATTGATTTTAGTGCAGATCCTGAACCTCCtgcacctgcagcaccaccacagccggccTCTACGACTCAACCGCATCCTGTTAATGCAATGGCACCACAGCCTGTTCACGAACAAGGGAAAAGTCCTGTGAGTGGTGGTGACTGGGCATCTTTTGATGCTTTTGGCCAACAACAAACACCACAAACCAGCAGCAGTGCAAACTCACTTGAGTCTGCACTTGCGCAGATGTCATTCTCCGAAGCACCCGCTGCACGAAATGTGTCAGCTTTTCCAGCCTCAATTGATCCCACTCTGAAAGCGAATGGAGGACATCCATCCATTGTAGATCAGTCACATAACTTGTTTGATGCGCCCTTTGGAATCTCAGGCAACCAG gCCTCAACAGTAATGTCCAACCAAGGATCTTCAGTTCAACAATCACCTCTTACTGCCCCTACAGCTGGACTTCCATCTCAAGTAACTGCAAATCAACAGGGAACCAGTGGTATTCAAGGAGCAACATTTTCTACTGACAGTAAATCCAGTGGCAGGAAAGAACTTCCAGCG GATATCTTTGCTGCACTAtattcaacatcaactccaatgATGCCTGGTTGGCAAAGAGCTCCCCAATTTGGAATGGGATATGGCATGCAATATCCTGCTAGAGTG TTCCAGGGAATGCAAGGATATCCTCAAGCAGCGTTTCCTCAGCCCACATATCAACAACCTGTATATCCGCAACATGCATATCCCCAAACCCAACCCCAGCCCCAACCCCAACCTGTGAAAGCTTCGAATCCTTTTGATCTTGGGAATGAACCAGCTCCAATTCAAGCTCACATG CCCCTATCTGGGCCACCAGGAGCATCAGCAGGCACAACTCCCCAAACATTACTTGGCACCTCTAGTTTTGGCGTTCCTCCGCAACAACCTCACCATCTCTATCAATCAGCTGCACCCCCAA GCCCTTTTATGATGCAGCAAGTTCCAAACAGCATGCCCCAGCAACCACCAAATAGCATGCATGCGAT GCAACAAGGTCTGGGTTCCATCAACATGGGTTTTGATCAGCAAGCTCCTCCCAGATACCCCCAGCCAGGCACTCCACCTTCCTACGGCTCTGTTGCAGGTAGCAATCCTTTTGGGTAA
- the LOC120687795 gene encoding coatomer subunit beta'-2-like produces MPLRLDIKRKLAQRSERVKSVDLHPTEPWILSSLYSGSVCIWNYQTQTMVKSFEVTDLPVRSAKFISRKQWVVAGADDMVIRVYNYNTMDKVKVFEAHTDYIRCVAVHPTQPFVLSSSDDMLIKLWDWDKGWVCTQIFEGHSHYVMQVTFNPKDTNTFASASLDRTIKIWSLGSPDPNFTLDGHSKGVNCVDYFTGGDRPYLITGSDDQTAKVWDYQTKSCVQTLEGHAHNVSAVCFHPELPIIITGSEDGTVRMWHSTTYRLENTLNYGLERVWALGYMKGSRRVVIGYDEGTIMIKIGREVPVASMDSSGKIIWAKHNEIQTVNIKSVGVDNEIADGDRLPLAVKELGSCDLYPQTLRHNPNGRFVVVCGDGEYIIYTALAWRNRSFGSALEFVWSTDGEYAVRESTSRIKIYSKNFQEKKSIRPSFSAERIFGGVLLAMCTNDFICFYDWAECRLIRRIDVNVKNLYWADSGDLVTIASDTSFYILKYNRDVVSSHLDGGGSVGEEGVEDAFELLHEINERVRTGLWVGDCFIYNNSSWRLNYCVGGEVTTLFHLDRPMYLLGYLANQSRVYLIDKQFNVVGYTLLLSLIEYKTLVMRGDFDRANDILSSIPKEQYDSVARFLESRGMLEEALEIATDTNYRFDLAVQLGRLEIAKAIATEVQSESKWKQLGELAMSTGKLDMAEECLLHAMDLSGLLLLYSSLGDADGITKLASVAKEQGKNNVSFLCFFMLGKLEECLQLLIESNRIPEAALMARSYLPSKAPEIVALWKKDLQKVNPKAAESLADPNEYSNLFDDWQIALNVEATVAPKRGIYPPAEEYMNHAERSSESLVEAFKNMHVHEEALPDDDEDAVNEVVEDGGVEESQEDAVEVDAEDGVEESQDDAVEVEAEGSTDGAVLVNGNSSEEQWVLTPEQ; encoded by the exons ATG CCGCTCCGGTTGGATATCAAG AGGAAGCTCGCGCAGAGGTCGGAGAGAGTCAAGTCCGTGGATCTGCATCCGACAGAGCCATG GATTTTGTCAAGTCTGTACTCGGGGAGTGTTTGCATCTGGAACTACCAGACGCAG ACAATGGTGAAATCATTTGAAGTCACGGATTTACCAG TTCGTTCGGCCAAATTTATTTCACGAAAGCAATGGGTAGTTGCTGGTGCCGATGATATGGTCATCCGTGTGTACAATTACAATACAATGGATAAGGTCAAGGTTTTCGAAGCTCATACTGACTACATTAGGTGTGTGGCTGTTCATCCTACCCAGCCTTTTGTCCTGTCGTCTTCTGATGACATGCTGATTAAGCTATGGGATTGGGATAAAGGCTGGGTGTGCACTCAAATCTTTGAGGGGCATTCTCACTATGTGATGCAAGTCACATTTAACCCAAaagataccaacacttttgctAGTGCCTCCCTTGATCGCACAATAAAG ATATGGAGCCTTGGTTCTCCTGACCCTAACTTTACACTAGATGGCCATTCAAAAGGTGTGAACTGTGTTGATTACTTCACTGGTGGCGATCGACCTTACTTAATTACTGGCTCTGATGATCAGACCGCAAAG GTTTGGGATTACCAAACAAAGAGCTGTGTTCAAACACTTGAAGGACATGCACATAATGTCTCTGCTGTATGTTTCCATCCGGAGCTACCTATAATAATTACTGGCTCAGAGGATGGGACAGTTCGAATGTGGCACTCGACTACCTACAG GCTTGAGAACACTCTTAACTATGGCCTTGAACGAGTTTGGGCTTTAGGATACATGAAGGGGTCAAGAAG GGTTGTGATTGGATATGATGAAGGGacaataatgataaaaattgGCCGTGAAGTTCCTGTTGCTAGCATGGACAGCAGTGGAAAAATCATATGGGCAAAGCATAATGAAATTCAAACTGTTAACATCAAGAGTGTTGGTGTAGACAATGAG ATCGCAGATGGCGATAGATTACCATTGGCCGTGAAGGAGTTGGGAAGCTGCGACCTGTACCCACAA ACATTAAGGCACAATCCGAATGGGAGATTTGTTGTTGTATGTGGAGATGGAGAATACATAATATACACAGCATTAGCATGGAGAAACAGATCTTTTGGGTCTGCACTTGAATTTGTTTGGTCAACTGATGGAGAATATGCAGTCAGAGAAAGCACCTCTAGGATAAAGATATACAGTAAAAATTTCCAG GAGAAGAAAAGTATAAGGCCATCATTTTCCGCAGAACGTATATTTGGCGGAGTGTTACTAGCTATGTGTACAAATGACTTTATTTGCTTCTATGATTGGGCGGAATGCAGGTTAATACGTCGAATTGATGTCAATGTGAAG AATCTTTACTGGGCCGACAGTGGTGACTTAGTAACAATTGCAAGTGACACATCATTCTACATATTGAAGTATAAT AGGGATGTAGTTTCATCTCATTTGGATGGAGGGGGTTCAGTTGGTGAGGAAGGTGTGGAAGATGCCTTTGAGCTGCTTCATGAGATCAACGAACGTGTTCGGACTGGGCTATGGGTTGGCGATTGTTTCATCTACAATAATTCTTCATGGCGGCTTAATTACTGTGTAGGAGGAGAG GTCACAACCTTGTTTCACTTGGATCGGCCAATGTATTTATTAGGATATCTTGCAAACCAAAGCCGTGTCTATCTTATCGATAAGCAATTTAA TGTTGTGGGGTATACTTTACTCCTTAGTTTGATCGAGTATAAAACACTTGTAATGCGTGGGGATTTTGATCGTGCAAATGATATTTTATCATCTATACCAAAGGAGCAATATGACAG TGTGGCACGTTTCTTGGAATCACGGGGAATGTTGGAGGAGGCCCTTGAGATAGCAACAGACACTAATTACAGATTTGACCTGGCTGTTCAGCTTGGTCGACTTGAAATTGCAAAG GCGATTGCTACTGAGGTGCAGAGTGAGTCCAAATGGAAGCAGCTAGGGGAGTTAGCTATGTCAACTGGAAAG CTTGATATGGCAGAGGAGTGTCTTCTACATGCTATGGACCTTAGTGGTTTGTTACTTTTATATTCATCCCTTGGGGATGCTGACGGTATTACAAAATTGGCATCTGTAGCTAAAGAACAAGGAAAGAACAATGTTTCTTTCCTTTGTTTCTTCATGCTAGGAAAGTTGGAAGAGTGCCTTCAACTGTTAATAGAAAG CAATCGTATTCCGGAAGCAGCATTGATGGCAAGATCTTATCTTCCAAGCAAAGCCCCTGAGATCGTAGCATTGTGGAAAAAGGACCTCCAAAAG GTAAACCCAAAAGCAGCAGAATCGCTGGCTGACCCTAACGAGTACTCGAACTTATTTGATGACTGGCAGATTGCTCTCAATGTAGAAGCTACTGTTGCCCCCAAAAG GGGTATCTATCCACCGGCAGAGGAGTATATGAATCATGCCGAAAGGTCAAGTGAGAGTTTAGTAGAAGCTTTCAAAAATATGCATGTACATGAAGAGGCACTAccagatgatgatgaagatgctgtTAATGAG GTAGTCGAGGATGGTGGAGTAGAAGAGAGTCAAGAAGATGCTGTTGAGGTTGATGCTGAGGATGGAGTGGAAGAGAGTCAAGATGATGCTGTTGAGGTTGAGGCTGAGGGTTCAACTGATGGTGCTGTCCTTGTGAATGGAAATAGTAGTGAGGAACAGTGGG TGCTGACACCTGAGCAATAG